In Leptospira bourretii, a genomic segment contains:
- a CDS encoding glutathione S-transferase family protein — protein sequence MKIYGDRQSGNSYKLLLVTSFLEIPYEWQDIDIKKGETKTDSFLKMNPNGKIPILILDDGRILSESNAILNFLAEGSDLIPKDHFEKAKVLQWQFFEQYSHEPYIAVARFIRHYLGIPEERRAEYESKQEGGHKALRVMETQLTKNKFLVGDYITTADISLFAYTHVAHEGGFDLSSYPKVLEWIKRIESLDRFKPMNSI from the coding sequence ATGAAAATTTACGGTGACAGACAATCAGGGAATAGTTATAAACTTTTACTCGTAACTTCCTTTCTAGAGATTCCATACGAATGGCAAGATATTGATATAAAAAAAGGAGAAACCAAAACAGATTCATTTCTAAAAATGAATCCGAATGGAAAAATTCCTATTTTAATTTTGGATGATGGCAGAATTTTATCAGAGTCCAATGCTATTTTAAATTTTTTGGCAGAAGGGAGTGATCTGATTCCTAAAGATCATTTTGAAAAAGCAAAGGTCTTACAATGGCAGTTTTTTGAACAATACAGTCATGAGCCTTATATTGCAGTAGCAAGATTTATTAGGCATTATTTGGGGATTCCCGAGGAGAGACGAGCAGAATACGAATCTAAACAAGAAGGTGGACATAAAGCTTTACGTGTTATGGAAACCCAGCTAACAAAGAATAAATTTTTAGTTGGTGATTATATAACTACAGCAGATATATCTTTGTTTGCTTACACACATGTGGCACATGAAGGAGGATTTGATTTATCATCATATCCAAAAGTTTTAGAATGGATCAAACGAATTGAATCATTGGATAGATTTAAACCAATGAATTCAATCTGA
- a CDS encoding DAPG hydrolase family protein: MKKVQLGFLAKLDIPWNRKSVESAESGREVLADGRVKYWIRHDTIKGVFPKMLVWWFQHLEGDIEYEGKIYNRYHVWHPEDHVHVSYEKRKPDGSVGPGAVLRIVEYLGRKKDYLVNVVSPIEKLDEEGFIHNPKLYGFLPIARMEYNFKESAEGTRYENCLIVGWKGFSFKLLRPIFEFLFFDNQHGFYWIKHNIEEVGQFESFLPNLYRKENENLR; the protein is encoded by the coding sequence ATGAAAAAAGTTCAATTAGGGTTTTTGGCAAAGTTGGATATACCTTGGAACAGGAAGTCTGTGGAATCGGCAGAATCCGGAAGAGAAGTGCTTGCGGATGGACGGGTTAAATATTGGATTCGGCATGATACAATCAAAGGAGTTTTTCCAAAAATGTTGGTTTGGTGGTTCCAACATTTAGAAGGTGATATCGAATATGAAGGAAAGATCTATAATCGTTATCATGTTTGGCATCCCGAAGACCATGTTCATGTTAGTTATGAAAAAAGGAAACCAGATGGTAGTGTAGGGCCTGGTGCAGTTTTAAGAATTGTAGAATACCTTGGTAGGAAAAAGGATTATTTAGTGAATGTGGTCAGTCCCATTGAAAAATTAGATGAGGAAGGTTTTATTCATAATCCAAAACTATATGGATTTTTACCGATTGCAAGAATGGAATATAATTTTAAGGAAAGTGCCGAGGGAACTCGGTATGAAAATTGTTTGATTGTCGGATGGAAAGGATTTAGTTTTAAGTTGTTACGACCAATCTTTGAGTTTTTGTTTTTTGACAATCAACATGGTTTTTATTGGATAAAACATAACATTGAAGAGGTGGGTCAGTTCGAAAGTTTTTTACCAAATCTTTACAGGAAGGAAAATGAAAATTTACGGTGA
- a CDS encoding TetR/AcrR family transcriptional regulator: MKLTLKSLQNEFNAYQNPESEKEKDIVKAAEDVFAELGFSGATTAELAKRAGVTERTLFKYFPSKMDLYRRVLSGLLLSTILPGHMSDLKERLQSLKPNFKEWYVTILKARYTAVAKEPQKLKLLLGALLFSKEFSEIFGNLWKINLYDTSVEAIEYFQQMGEIRKDLDPNQIVRASFSLAASFLITKFVLAPKYPIDPNKEIETLFIIFYQGIKNEI, translated from the coding sequence ATGAAACTAACCCTAAAGTCACTACAAAACGAATTTAATGCTTACCAAAATCCCGAGTCAGAAAAGGAAAAAGACATAGTAAAAGCTGCGGAGGATGTTTTTGCTGAGTTAGGATTTTCCGGTGCTACAACTGCAGAATTAGCTAAAAGGGCCGGTGTAACAGAACGTACACTCTTTAAATATTTTCCCTCGAAGATGGATTTATATAGACGGGTTCTTTCAGGTTTACTTCTTTCAACGATTCTACCCGGCCATATGTCTGACCTCAAAGAAAGATTACAATCGTTGAAACCAAATTTCAAAGAATGGTATGTTACTATTTTAAAGGCAAGATATACTGCCGTAGCAAAAGAACCTCAAAAACTAAAACTACTTCTCGGTGCCCTACTTTTCTCAAAAGAATTCTCCGAGATTTTTGGAAATCTTTGGAAAATAAATTTGTATGATACTTCCGTAGAAGCCATCGAGTATTTCCAACAAATGGGTGAAATCAGAAAGGATTTAGATCCGAATCAAATTGTAAGGGCTTCTTTTAGTTTGGCCGCTAGTTTTTTAATTACAAAATTTGTATTAGCACCCAAATATCCTATAGACCCAAACAAAGAAATTGAAACTCTTTTTATCATTTTTTACCAAGGAATCAAAAACGAAATATAA
- a CDS encoding MltA domain-containing protein → MISVSLLIGSFSIVDLFAESNKFHNHQHNQNSKNQSSGFHFPQTLKPFNQMDFVRDSNLESALRESIQHLKRLPKDNKFRFGEKEFTNEEILRSFSNLQSIIHNTPDDQIKSEIEKNFQYIELRPSTDLPTITGYYEVRIRGKNKQEGEFQYPALTPPISDPSFPENPKHFHRDKWNQKSIWEKYSKPIVFLRLTDLHLAQLEGSALVEMETNERFRINYAEDNGKDYISPSVHLHGICPSLKPYHLSNCIQSKPKEVTEAILKNPRYIFFHKESLLNGDMNQYHLGPKGSGGIRLVAYRSVAMDIKIPLGLPVLLSFQSNKELVNNRLVFVHDRGNAITGVGRLDYYLGSENGVEEEANNLLTKGKVVLLLPRKEKK, encoded by the coding sequence ATGATCTCAGTTTCTTTATTGATTGGTTCATTTTCGATTGTTGATTTATTTGCAGAGTCAAATAAGTTTCACAACCATCAGCACAATCAAAATAGCAAAAACCAGTCCTCCGGATTTCATTTCCCTCAAACTCTAAAACCATTCAATCAGATGGATTTTGTACGAGATTCAAATTTGGAATCCGCGTTAAGAGAATCGATACAACACTTAAAACGATTGCCTAAAGATAATAAATTTCGATTTGGGGAGAAAGAATTCACAAATGAAGAAATCCTTCGGTCATTTTCAAATCTTCAGTCCATCATTCACAATACACCCGATGATCAGATAAAAAGTGAAATCGAAAAAAATTTTCAATATATTGAGTTGAGACCTTCCACTGATTTACCAACGATTACTGGATATTATGAAGTACGAATTCGTGGAAAAAACAAACAAGAAGGAGAATTTCAATATCCTGCATTAACTCCTCCTATTTCAGACCCAAGTTTTCCAGAGAATCCTAAACACTTTCATCGGGATAAATGGAATCAAAAATCAATTTGGGAAAAATATTCGAAACCAATTGTTTTCTTAAGATTGACAGACTTACATTTAGCACAGTTGGAAGGGTCTGCCCTTGTTGAAATGGAAACCAATGAGAGATTTCGCATCAATTATGCTGAAGACAATGGGAAAGATTATATTAGTCCTTCTGTTCATCTACATGGTATTTGTCCAAGTCTTAAACCATATCATTTATCAAATTGTATCCAATCTAAACCTAAGGAAGTAACTGAAGCAATTTTAAAGAATCCTAGATATATATTCTTTCACAAAGAATCATTGTTAAATGGTGATATGAACCAATATCATCTGGGTCCAAAAGGTAGTGGTGGCATTCGATTGGTAGCTTACCGATCTGTGGCAATGGATATAAAGATTCCTTTAGGACTTCCTGTCCTTCTTTCTTTTCAATCAAACAAAGAATTGGTGAATAACCGTTTGGTTTTTGTTCATGATAGGGGAAATGCTATCACCGGTGTTGGTAGGTTGGATTATTATTTAGGGAGTGAAAATGGAGTAGAAGAGGAAGCAAACAATTTGTTAACAAAAGGAAAAGTAGTTTTGTTACTCCCAAGGAAAGAAAAAAAATAG
- the rpmH gene encoding 50S ribosomal protein L34 translates to MKRTFQPSKIKRVRTHGFRARMATPGGRNVIANRRRKGRAKLTVSDEKIGRKF, encoded by the coding sequence ATGAAACGTACATTCCAACCGAGTAAAATTAAACGCGTGAGAACTCACGGATTCCGAGCCAGAATGGCTACCCCAGGCGGACGAAATGTGATAGCCAACAGAAGAAGAAAAGGCCGTGCTAAATTGACTGTTTCCGACGAAAAAATCGGGAGAAAGTTCTAA
- the yidD gene encoding membrane protein insertion efficiency factor YidD: MNRLFLVLIFLYKKLLSPLLPPACRFTPSCSEYAKQAFETYPWYKALVLSVVRISKCHPYHEGGHDPLPKSFNKS, translated from the coding sequence ATGAATCGGCTGTTTTTGGTTCTTATTTTTCTCTACAAAAAACTGCTGTCCCCTCTATTGCCTCCGGCTTGCCGGTTTACCCCCAGTTGTTCTGAATACGCCAAACAAGCGTTTGAAACTTATCCTTGGTATAAGGCGCTTGTTCTTAGTGTAGTTAGAATTTCAAAATGTCACCCTTATCACGAAGGTGGGCATGATCCTTTACCGAAATCCTTTAACAAGAGTTAA
- the yidC gene encoding membrane protein insertase YidC, which yields MQNDSTNRQGRLFLALFLSLAVWMGINYFFFPPQPPKPKTADEVSKKIDSEKEKPNGNATDTKSEIKNPTTESTKLNPVKPEDVKTFSLKTDSFLVHFSSLGGRITEYYIKDHKEPDGSEFAIAKDPKFEIEFDGKKEKAVELTRGQGFDFNIIEDKDTIPFSAYNLVNFSSNYNAETKTVIFEAPSLDGKYTIQKKFQFFPSENYFKFHLTLKNRSSETINISPSKSDVYFRSFSSLGPVLKKKEDFNDRDNAHYFRYYYLDGSFKDHVDGTSTQGFFDNLFGSNDGKDTRYEIKKGSNEKVDFVGTGSRYFIGVIDPLDDKPAGVLLDNRKGNETGVLLVYDNWKLGPGEEVNLDYAAYVGVRELDGTAFRDSKLDPKINKDSVFAGLSESLDKSFNQGITTPLRNGIVWILKKIYLVIPNYGWAIVIFAILFKLAFYPLNKKQAESMKKMQELSPQIKLINEKYADDPKLKQEKTVELYKKNGTNPMAGCLPMLIQIPIFIALYTAFSDTVDLWNSPFLWIKDLSEPDTVYTTPKLAFIGALAINILPLIMVATQVVQSRMTTVSTDPNQKMMMYMMPVIMLYFFWSMPAGVTMYWTMQNILSIAQQVYTNKFGKSEDKKPTNNGPEPANKASAVARPGFRNQNKKKK from the coding sequence ATGCAAAATGATTCCACTAACAGACAAGGTCGTTTATTCCTCGCTTTATTCCTAAGCTTAGCAGTTTGGATGGGGATTAACTATTTCTTCTTTCCACCACAACCTCCGAAACCAAAAACCGCGGACGAAGTTTCCAAAAAAATTGATTCTGAAAAAGAGAAACCTAACGGAAATGCAACGGACACAAAATCTGAAATAAAAAACCCAACAACTGAATCTACAAAGTTAAATCCAGTAAAACCAGAAGACGTAAAAACCTTTTCTTTAAAGACAGATTCTTTTTTAGTTCATTTTTCTAGCTTAGGTGGAAGAATCACAGAATACTACATTAAAGATCATAAAGAGCCAGATGGTTCTGAATTTGCGATTGCAAAAGATCCTAAATTCGAAATTGAATTTGATGGGAAAAAAGAAAAAGCAGTAGAACTCACTAGAGGACAAGGTTTTGACTTCAACATCATTGAAGACAAAGACACCATTCCTTTTTCTGCATACAACTTAGTAAACTTTAGTTCAAATTACAATGCTGAAACAAAAACTGTCATCTTCGAAGCACCTTCGTTAGATGGAAAATATACGATCCAAAAGAAATTTCAGTTTTTCCCATCTGAAAACTATTTCAAATTTCATTTAACCCTTAAAAACAGATCCTCAGAAACCATCAATATTTCCCCTTCAAAATCTGATGTTTACTTTAGATCTTTTAGTTCCCTTGGACCAGTACTTAAGAAAAAAGAAGACTTTAATGATCGTGATAACGCTCACTACTTTCGTTATTACTACTTAGATGGAAGTTTTAAAGACCACGTAGATGGAACCAGCACACAAGGTTTTTTTGATAACCTATTTGGTTCCAATGATGGAAAAGACACTCGTTACGAAATCAAAAAAGGTTCGAACGAAAAAGTAGACTTTGTAGGAACGGGAAGCCGATATTTTATCGGTGTCATCGACCCATTGGATGATAAACCAGCTGGAGTCCTCCTTGATAACCGCAAAGGGAACGAAACAGGTGTTCTTTTAGTTTATGACAATTGGAAACTTGGACCAGGTGAAGAAGTAAACTTAGATTATGCAGCTTATGTCGGTGTCAGAGAACTTGACGGAACTGCTTTCCGCGATAGCAAACTTGATCCAAAAATCAACAAAGACTCCGTATTTGCAGGCCTCAGTGAATCTCTCGACAAATCCTTTAACCAAGGGATTACAACCCCTCTTCGTAATGGAATTGTTTGGATCTTAAAAAAGATCTATCTCGTCATTCCTAACTACGGTTGGGCAATCGTCATTTTTGCTATCCTCTTTAAATTAGCATTCTATCCACTGAACAAAAAACAAGCGGAATCGATGAAGAAGATGCAGGAGTTATCTCCACAAATCAAACTCATCAATGAAAAGTATGCGGATGATCCAAAACTCAAACAAGAAAAAACTGTAGAGTTATACAAAAAGAACGGAACCAATCCAATGGCGGGTTGCCTTCCGATGCTCATCCAAATTCCTATCTTTATTGCATTGTATACTGCGTTTTCCGATACAGTTGATCTTTGGAATTCTCCATTTTTATGGATCAAAGATTTAAGTGAACCTGATACTGTTTATACAACTCCAAAGTTAGCGTTTATTGGAGCCCTTGCGATCAATATCCTTCCACTCATCATGGTAGCAACGCAAGTAGTTCAATCTAGAATGACAACTGTCTCTACAGATCCAAACCAAAAGATGATGATGTACATGATGCCAGTCATCATGTTATATTTCTTCTGGTCAATGCCTGCTGGTGTGACAATGTATTGGACCATGCAAAACATTCTATCCATCGCACAACAAGTGTATACGAATAAGTTCGGAAAATCAGAAGATAAAAAACCAACAAATAATGGGCCAGAACCAGCAAACAAAGCTTCTGCGGTTGCAAGACCTGGGTTTAGAAACCAAAACAAAAAGAAAAAATGA
- the jag gene encoding RNA-binding cell elongation regulator Jag/EloR produces MNNYIFEAEGKTKSEAEEYSLETLRLQPGDLRFEVVDSGKSGFLGITQKKPAVVRAFVANNDIPSEKIIHGVIITILKKMGIPAEVVGMGDVDGKIYVELTSKESGLIIGKRGGTLDSLQFLLNLMVDPKIRHNRKIVLDIESYRDKRELSLIRLAKSVAASVIKSGRSKLLDPMNPFERRIVHMAIQDDERVFTRSEGNGTFKRVRVISAKEKHKYKDLEDPSKKGLPVEDFADGVDQEDLD; encoded by the coding sequence ATGAATAATTACATTTTCGAAGCCGAAGGAAAAACGAAAAGTGAGGCAGAAGAATATTCTCTCGAAACACTTCGTCTCCAACCAGGCGATTTACGATTCGAAGTAGTTGATTCCGGAAAATCCGGATTTTTAGGAATCACACAAAAAAAACCAGCCGTTGTACGCGCGTTTGTTGCTAACAACGACATCCCATCCGAAAAAATCATTCATGGAGTGATCATCACCATTTTGAAAAAAATGGGAATTCCAGCTGAAGTGGTAGGAATGGGTGATGTAGACGGAAAAATCTATGTCGAACTCACTAGTAAAGAATCTGGACTCATCATCGGTAAAAGAGGAGGCACTTTAGATTCTCTTCAATTCCTTCTTAACCTAATGGTTGATCCAAAAATTCGTCATAACCGAAAAATCGTTTTGGATATTGAATCTTATCGCGACAAACGCGAGTTATCTCTCATTCGATTGGCAAAATCCGTTGCTGCATCTGTAATTAAATCTGGAAGATCCAAACTACTTGATCCAATGAATCCATTCGAAAGAAGAATTGTGCACATGGCAATCCAAGATGACGAAAGAGTATTCACAAGATCGGAAGGAAACGGAACTTTTAAACGAGTTCGTGTCATCTCTGCAAAAGAAAAACATAAATACAAAGATTTGGAAGATCCATCTAAAAAAGGCCTTCCTGTAGAAGACTTTGCAGATGGAGTAGATCAAGAAGATCTTGATTGA
- the mnmE gene encoding tRNA uridine-5-carboxymethylaminomethyl(34) synthesis GTPase MnmE — translation MIDTIAALSTAQGPGAIGILRVSGSAVLPIALAVLHKNGSPLTEEFILNQKRSAIFCDFVDAQKPLDQIVFFYFPSPNSYTGEDLAEFHLHGNPILLKRALQILFDKGARPAQKGEFTKRAYLNGKINLSGAEAIGRLIEARSRYELELAQKNVFGEITKLSSKIRSDLISLKAECEAEIDFSTEDLTFESLEERKNRMVSLKNLCSKLIKDSERAETLILQSTVVLFGEPNTGKSSLMNLLIGKDRSIISDIPGTTRDYIAEELSLDGIPIRLVDTAGIRETSDNIEQMGIERSKREADSANVKLLLIDTSVPFDKSSFLTKHKERLHGSILVANKIDEKHKDWNRNQLDELQNEFELEITEISCKTKIGIPHLLELLKTKITSKDNSEDVVLLEDRQRYHIQKIESNLSEAIRLMEEETPAEIYIQEINSSLKEIGEVNGHVENEEILGRIFSKFCVGK, via the coding sequence TTGATTGATACCATTGCGGCATTGTCCACTGCCCAAGGACCCGGAGCGATTGGCATCCTTCGGGTATCGGGCTCTGCCGTATTGCCCATTGCCCTTGCCGTTTTACATAAAAACGGATCTCCCCTCACTGAAGAATTCATTTTAAACCAAAAACGCAGTGCTATTTTTTGTGATTTTGTCGACGCACAAAAACCACTAGACCAAATTGTATTTTTTTATTTTCCATCACCTAACTCATACACTGGTGAAGATTTGGCAGAGTTTCATTTACATGGAAATCCAATTTTACTCAAACGTGCCCTACAAATTCTTTTTGATAAAGGAGCAAGGCCCGCACAGAAAGGTGAGTTTACAAAACGAGCTTACTTAAATGGAAAAATCAATTTATCGGGAGCGGAAGCCATTGGGCGACTCATCGAAGCACGTTCTCGGTATGAACTAGAATTAGCACAAAAAAACGTATTTGGTGAAATCACAAAATTAAGTTCGAAAATCAGAAGTGATCTGATTTCACTCAAAGCAGAATGTGAAGCAGAAATTGATTTTTCAACCGAAGACTTAACCTTCGAAAGTTTAGAGGAAAGAAAAAATAGAATGGTTTCTCTAAAAAATCTTTGTTCTAAATTGATCAAAGATTCTGAACGAGCAGAAACATTAATTTTACAATCCACTGTTGTTTTATTTGGAGAGCCAAACACGGGTAAGTCGAGTCTAATGAACTTACTGATTGGAAAAGATCGTTCGATTATTTCGGACATTCCCGGTACCACCAGAGATTATATTGCGGAAGAATTGAGTTTAGATGGAATTCCCATTCGACTGGTAGATACTGCAGGAATCCGGGAGACATCCGATAACATTGAACAAATGGGAATTGAAAGAAGCAAACGAGAAGCCGATAGTGCCAACGTAAAATTACTTTTGATAGATACCTCAGTACCATTCGACAAAAGTTCGTTTTTAACAAAACATAAAGAAAGACTTCATGGCTCTATCCTTGTTGCCAATAAAATTGATGAAAAACATAAAGATTGGAACCGAAACCAATTGGATGAATTACAGAATGAGTTTGAATTGGAAATTACTGAAATCTCTTGTAAAACAAAAATTGGAATTCCTCATTTATTAGAACTTTTAAAAACAAAAATCACCTCTAAAGATAATTCAGAAGATGTAGTTTTATTAGAAGACAGGCAAAGATATCATATTCAAAAAATTGAATCTAATTTATCGGAAGCGATTCGATTGATGGAAGAAGAAACACCTGCTGAAATTTATATCCAGGAAATCAATTCCTCACTCAAAGAAATTGGTGAAGTCAATGGTCATGTGGAAAACGAAGAAATCCTTGGTAGGATTTTTAGTAAATTTTGTGTGGGCAAATAA
- a CDS encoding ankyrin repeat domain-containing protein, which yields MSLIDVAKSGSIEDWDKEVSAGADPNELDSYGTNALSWMLKMESAELFRHAILKGADPLSPYSIPGNVIFDVLSQNKESFLQILVDTVSVWKNSNHLLTRDKNGNTIFHLAVLESAESLWEVLVDSLTEEIVSLRNEEGRSIFLEAIIEDRMEIVTRLLSKFPEVIHHKDREGKTALHLVAERNLHELCSYLLEEGNVSLEARDELGNTALFLSASADAVECLADILHVGANPFVWGENEESITRLLDREKFGHSFKTWKDFVIQKAILGAGYVRREEMIEFLRKEKPLKPEELTKAKLVDLI from the coding sequence ATGAGTTTGATAGACGTAGCCAAATCAGGAAGTATTGAAGACTGGGATAAAGAGGTCAGTGCCGGAGCTGATCCGAATGAATTAGATTCTTATGGAACCAATGCTCTCTCCTGGATGTTAAAGATGGAGAGTGCAGAACTCTTTCGCCATGCCATACTTAAAGGAGCCGATCCTTTATCTCCTTATTCCATTCCAGGCAATGTTATCTTTGATGTGTTGAGCCAAAATAAAGAATCCTTTTTACAAATTTTAGTGGATACCGTTTCTGTTTGGAAAAACTCAAACCATCTTCTCACAAGGGATAAAAATGGAAATACCATCTTTCATTTGGCAGTCCTTGAGTCCGCTGAATCACTTTGGGAAGTTCTTGTAGATTCATTAACCGAAGAGATAGTTTCTCTACGAAATGAAGAAGGGAGATCGATTTTTTTAGAAGCAATTATAGAAGACCGTATGGAGATTGTCACAAGGCTTCTTTCAAAGTTTCCGGAAGTGATTCACCATAAGGACCGAGAAGGGAAAACTGCACTCCATTTGGTTGCAGAAAGAAACTTACATGAGTTATGTTCTTATCTCTTAGAAGAAGGAAATGTTTCATTAGAAGCAAGAGACGAATTGGGAAACACTGCTTTGTTTTTATCAGCTTCTGCTGACGCCGTTGAATGTTTGGCCGACATTCTTCATGTTGGTGCCAATCCTTTTGTTTGGGGAGAAAATGAGGAATCGATCACAAGATTACTCGACCGCGAAAAATTTGGTCATTCATTCAAAACATGGAAAGATTTTGTGATCCAAAAAGCAATCCTCGGAGCCGGGTATGTACGCCGAGAGGAAATGATCGAATTTCTTCGGAAAGAAAAACCTCTCAAACCAGAAGAATTAACCAAAGCAAAGTTAGTTGATTTAATCTAG
- a CDS encoding GMC oxidoreductase — translation MSQSIPKEQNYDYDFIIVGSGFGGSVSAYRLSQKGYKVLVIESGKRWKSTDFPKTNWSLRKYLWMPKLGFYGIQRINLLNDFLLVSGAGVGGGSLVYACTLYVPSAKVLNSPLYSKMGGEKSLLPYYDVAKHMLGVTENPQLWEPDQLLLETAKTFGKEDTFRRTPVGIYFGNKKDPKDPFFGGDGPDRDPCNFCGGCMVGCRHNAKNTLDKNYLYLAEKLGAEILPETKVTSLVPLNEKGIPDPEASGEFGYELESNSTTGWFGYPKRKFRSKQVVLSAGVMGTVGLLLKMQFENKMIRLSEKLGDTVRTNSETVLPVTVPASKNVDYSRGIAITSSVHPDENTHIEPVRYSKGSDFFALLASVMTDGGGKFPRPLKFFWTMLRHPIYFLKAHNPVGFAKNSIILLVMQTVDNSVRLVRKRRIIWPFQRTITSALSTGEPTPTYIPIANAFTRKLAEIVGGIPRSSFNDTLLSAPLTGHIMGGCIVADSAERGVIDMENKVFGYENLRVCDASMLTVNLGVNPSLTITALSERAMSFVPTKNKTATQFLSFEIKKGFDKILSSHPKKSAVKKSTSVRTRVS, via the coding sequence ATGAGTCAATCCATTCCAAAAGAACAAAATTATGATTATGACTTTATTATTGTAGGGTCTGGTTTTGGAGGTTCCGTTTCTGCTTACCGATTATCGCAAAAAGGTTATAAAGTTTTAGTGATTGAATCCGGTAAAAGATGGAAATCAACCGACTTTCCAAAAACAAATTGGAGCCTTCGTAAATACTTATGGATGCCAAAGTTAGGTTTTTATGGAATCCAAAGAATCAACTTACTCAATGATTTTTTACTAGTGAGTGGTGCCGGTGTCGGAGGGGGATCTTTAGTCTATGCATGTACATTATATGTTCCTTCTGCTAAAGTATTAAATTCTCCATTGTATTCCAAAATGGGTGGAGAAAAAAGTTTATTACCATATTATGATGTTGCCAAACATATGCTTGGTGTGACTGAGAACCCACAACTTTGGGAACCAGATCAACTTTTATTAGAAACTGCCAAAACCTTTGGTAAAGAAGATACATTTCGAAGGACACCTGTTGGAATTTATTTTGGTAACAAAAAAGATCCGAAAGATCCTTTTTTTGGGGGAGATGGTCCAGACCGAGATCCTTGTAATTTTTGTGGTGGTTGTATGGTGGGTTGTCGTCATAACGCAAAAAACACTCTCGATAAAAACTATTTATATTTAGCAGAGAAACTTGGAGCAGAAATCCTTCCTGAAACCAAAGTCACATCTCTTGTTCCTCTCAATGAAAAAGGAATTCCTGACCCAGAAGCCAGTGGTGAGTTTGGGTATGAATTAGAATCCAATAGTACAACAGGTTGGTTTGGTTATCCGAAAAGAAAATTTCGTTCGAAACAAGTTGTTCTTTCTGCTGGAGTGATGGGAACTGTCGGCCTTTTACTCAAAATGCAATTTGAAAACAAAATGATTCGTTTATCAGAAAAGTTAGGTGATACCGTTCGAACCAATAGTGAAACTGTTTTACCAGTAACTGTTCCTGCCAGTAAGAATGTGGATTATTCTCGTGGGATTGCCATTACATCCTCCGTTCATCCTGATGAAAATACTCATATTGAACCAGTTCGTTATTCTAAAGGATCGGATTTTTTTGCTCTCCTTGCCAGTGTGATGACGGATGGAGGTGGAAAGTTTCCAAGACCACTCAAATTCTTTTGGACAATGTTACGCCATCCCATCTATTTTTTGAAAGCTCACAATCCAGTTGGGTTTGCAAAAAATTCTATCATCTTACTTGTGATGCAAACTGTTGATAATAGCGTACGACTTGTACGGAAAAGACGAATCATTTGGCCTTTCCAAAGAACCATCACTTCGGCTCTGTCAACAGGTGAACCAACCCCAACTTATATTCCGATTGCCAATGCCTTCACAAGAAAACTGGCTGAGATTGTAGGTGGAATTCCACGCAGTTCCTTCAATGACACTCTCCTCAGCGCTCCTTTGACCGGTCATATTATGGGTGGTTGTATTGTTGCTGACTCAGCTGAACGTGGTGTGATTGATATGGAAAACAAAGTATTTGGGTATGAAAACCTTCGTGTCTGTGATGCCTCCATGCTTACGGTAAACTTAGGTGTGAATCCGAGTTTGACCATCACTGCTCTTTCTGAAAGAGCCATGAGTTTTGTTCCCACCAAAAATAAAACTGCTACCCAATTTTTATCTTTTGAAATCAAAAAAGGTTTTGATAAAATCCTTAGTTCCCATCCGAAAAAATCTGCAGTTAAAAAATCGACTTCTGTGAGGACACGTGTATCATAA